In Gracilibacillus salitolerans, the sequence TCCCACTGTCATTGGTTATCTTTGAATCTTTTAAAGCATATAAACGATCAATCGTTTCTTTATTATGGTATGGAAGCTTCTTCAATATTTTTGCTACAAGTAGCGGCCAAAGATGTTCTGTCCCACTTAATACTTTTATGGCAATACTGATTTTTTCTTTCTTTAAAGCTAGACAATAAACACCTTGAGCACCACCTTTTGCGATAATATTGGGATCCTCTAAAAGAACAGAACAAATAAATTGATGTGATGCAACGATGTTTGGAAAACTATTCATTTTTTGTGTTATTTGATCAACAACCTCACACAATGGCTTATTACTAATCAAAGAATTATCTGCAAATTTCAAATAAGAAATTGCCATGTTTCGGAGCGGAATGGCATGTACAGGTGCCCCACATCCATCTAAACCTGTTATGATTTTATCTCTTGGAGTTTCTGATAATAGAGATACATAGTCCAAAATTTCCTGCTGAATGGGATGAGACATTTCATGGTAATCATCCATGCTAAGTCCTTTTTCCTTCGTATAAGCTAGAAATCCTAAATGTTTGCCTGCACAGTTATGCAGTAATTTTCTTCTTGGTTTATGAGATGCAATATATTTTTCTTTTGGTGCTACGTTTAATGGATAACTTTGATTACACACTAGTCGTTTTTCTTCTATACCCAACTTTCCGGCTAAACTTAATAATGCTTTTTCGTGATAATCTTCTCCCCTTTGTGATGCAGTGAAAAGAGCTGCTTCCTCTCCTGTCAGCTGATATTTATTTATTATATTACTAGAGAATACAGGTATCGCTTGGAGTGGTTTCATAGCTGAACGATAATAGAAAGGTTGGGTTATATCCCCTTTCTCAAAA encodes:
- a CDS encoding asparaginase, translating into MDFPVIAKEFRNGNVENIHQGVVCVIDKNKKVVFEKGDITQPFYYRSAMKPLQAIPVFSSNIINKYQLTGEEAALFTASQRGEDYHEKALLSLAGKLGIEEKRLVCNQSYPLNVAPKEKYIASHKPRRKLLHNCAGKHLGFLAYTKEKGLSMDDYHEMSHPIQQEILDYVSLLSETPRDKIITGLDGCGAPVHAIPLRNMAISYLKFADNSLISNKPLCEVVDQITQKMNSFPNIVASHQFICSVLLEDPNIIAKGGAQGVYCLALKKEKISIAIKVLSGTEHLWPLLVAKILKKLPYHNKETIDRLYALKDSKITNDSGKIAGHTEVYV